From one Paenibacillus sp. FSL K6-1330 genomic stretch:
- a CDS encoding YggT family protein has product MTYEIYSIVGTLFQIYFYMILVYVLMSWLPNVRESFIGELLGKLVEPYLSPFRRFIPPIMGMIDISPIVALFVLQLAQRGVYAILGYFL; this is encoded by the coding sequence TTGACCTACGAAATTTACAGTATAGTCGGAACGCTGTTCCAAATTTATTTTTATATGATCTTGGTCTACGTTTTAATGTCATGGCTTCCGAACGTGAGAGAAAGCTTTATCGGTGAGCTGCTTGGCAAGTTAGTGGAGCCGTATCTATCACCTTTTCGCCGCTTCATTCCGCCGATCATGGGTATGATCGATATTTCCCCGATCGTCGCACTGTTTGTGCTTCAACTGGCACAGCGCGGCGTGTACGCTATTCTCGGATATTTCCTGTAA
- a CDS encoding YlmC/YmxH family sporulation protein, with protein sequence MKISDFQTKDVINIIDGKRLGQISDLELDLRQGRIEAIVVPSYGKFMGLFGGGSDLIIPWRNIVKIGSDVVLVKMEELRRTPDDPESVEYLERPDRRSF encoded by the coding sequence ATGAAAATTTCCGATTTTCAAACGAAGGATGTTATTAATATCATTGATGGCAAGCGGCTCGGACAGATCAGCGATCTGGAGCTGGACTTGCGGCAGGGCCGGATTGAAGCGATTGTGGTGCCAAGCTACGGTAAATTCATGGGGCTGTTCGGCGGCGGGAGCGACCTGATCATTCCGTGGCGGAATATCGTCAAGATTGGCTCGGATGTCGTCCTTGTCAAAATGGAGGAATTGCGAAGAACGCCCGATGATCCGGAATCGGTGGAATACCTTGAACGACCGGACCGGCGATCCTTCTAA
- the spoIIGA gene encoding sigma-E processing peptidase SpoIIGA, which yields MVVYIDLIFLANLVIDGILLALTAWMRRVRPRWWRLALSSVVGALYVVMMFVPQLSFLFTFLIKFGLSLIMLWIAFGFASLQSYLRNLGAFYMVNFAAAGGIIGVHYLVQNSGELFSGIWYTTSGGLSFELKVGFWFACITFFVVVFAFKAVQTTKRKTENREALLGEVSVWIGSAKICCVGLLDTGNQLSDPLTRTPVMVMEAALWEAHLPQGWSKQLMEGEPDKLIMGLEAEEFEWQDRLRLVPYRGVNRGAAFMLALKPDMVRIELGGFEYSASKVLIGLDGGTLSGDRAYRAIIHPALTEGEGTPKMNGHSTEMGASSLNGGTGPESGEAENAG from the coding sequence CTGGTTGTTTATATTGATCTCATATTTTTGGCAAACCTCGTCATTGACGGCATTTTGCTGGCTTTGACCGCCTGGATGCGCAGGGTTCGGCCAAGGTGGTGGAGACTTGCATTATCCTCTGTGGTAGGCGCACTGTATGTCGTCATGATGTTTGTCCCGCAGCTGTCATTTTTGTTTACCTTTCTCATCAAATTTGGACTTTCGTTGATCATGTTATGGATAGCTTTCGGCTTTGCAAGTTTACAGAGTTATCTGCGGAATTTGGGAGCATTTTATATGGTGAATTTTGCCGCGGCCGGAGGCATTATCGGTGTTCATTACTTGGTCCAAAATTCGGGAGAATTGTTCAGCGGGATATGGTATACGACGTCGGGAGGGCTATCGTTTGAATTGAAGGTGGGATTCTGGTTTGCGTGCATTACCTTTTTTGTAGTTGTATTCGCGTTTAAAGCCGTTCAGACCACGAAACGTAAAACCGAGAACCGGGAAGCCTTATTGGGAGAGGTGTCCGTATGGATCGGCAGCGCCAAAATATGCTGTGTGGGGCTCCTGGATACAGGTAACCAATTGAGTGATCCCTTAACGCGCACACCGGTTATGGTGATGGAAGCAGCACTGTGGGAAGCCCACCTGCCCCAGGGATGGAGTAAACAGTTGATGGAGGGGGAACCGGACAAATTAATCATGGGGCTGGAGGCAGAGGAATTTGAATGGCAAGACCGTCTGCGGCTTGTTCCGTATCGCGGTGTTAACCGGGGGGCTGCCTTCATGCTCGCGCTAAAGCCCGACATGGTACGGATCGAACTGGGAGGATTTGAATATTCGGCATCCAAAGTGTTGATTGGTCTTGATGGCGGGACGCTCTCGGGTGACAGGGCATACAGGGCCATCATACATCCGGCGTTGACGGAAGGAGAAGGTACCCCGAAGATGAATGGACATTCTACCGAAATGGGCGCTTCATCGCTCAATGGAGGAACCGGTCCGGAATCAGGTGAAGCCGAGAATGCAGGATGA
- a CDS encoding DivIVA domain-containing protein produces the protein MPLTPLDIHNKEFARRIRGYDEDEVNEFLDQIIKDYESVIRENKELGNQLMTMQERLDHFSNIEETLSKTIIVAQEAADELKNNAKKEAQLIIKESEKNADRIINDALGKSRKIALEVEELKKQASIYRTRFRSLVEAQLELLKQEGWETLENREPSLEPKEVY, from the coding sequence ATGCCATTGACGCCGCTTGATATACATAACAAGGAATTTGCCCGTCGAATTCGGGGTTATGATGAGGACGAGGTCAACGAGTTTTTGGATCAGATTATTAAGGATTATGAAAGTGTGATCCGGGAGAACAAAGAGTTGGGTAACCAGCTTATGACGATGCAAGAAAGACTGGATCATTTTTCGAATATTGAGGAAACCTTGTCTAAGACCATCATTGTCGCTCAGGAGGCGGCGGATGAGCTGAAGAACAACGCGAAGAAGGAAGCTCAGCTGATCATTAAGGAATCCGAGAAGAATGCGGACCGGATCATTAACGATGCGCTAGGTAAATCCCGCAAAATCGCGCTTGAGGTTGAAGAGCTGAAGAAGCAGGCTTCCATCTACCGCACCCGCTTCCGTTCCTTGGTTGAGGCGCAGCTGGAACTTTTGAAACAAGAAGGCTGGGAGACGCTGGAGAACCGTGAACCGAGTCTTGAACCTAAAGAGGTATACTAG
- the sigE gene encoding RNA polymerase sporulation sigma factor SigE — MPVKWRLALQLQYYRVLFLLGLKSQEIYYIGGSEALPPPLTKEEEEFLLKKLPTGDAATRAMLIERNLRLVVYIARKFENTGINIEDLVSIGAIGLIKAVNTFDPEKKIKLATYASRCIENEILMYLRRNNKTRSEVSFDEPLNIDWDGNELLLSDVLGTENDTIYRNIEEQVDRKLLQKALDKLSDRERMIMELRFGLQDGEEKTQKDVADLLGISQSYISRLEKRIIKRLRKEFNKMV; from the coding sequence ATGCCCGTTAAATGGAGATTAGCATTGCAGCTGCAGTATTATCGCGTACTTTTTTTGCTAGGCCTGAAGAGTCAGGAAATCTACTATATCGGAGGAAGCGAGGCGCTCCCGCCGCCGCTTACAAAAGAGGAAGAGGAGTTCTTGCTCAAGAAGCTGCCTACAGGTGATGCGGCCACCCGTGCCATGCTTATCGAACGTAACCTGCGTCTGGTTGTTTACATTGCCCGCAAGTTCGAGAACACCGGCATTAACATCGAGGATTTGGTATCGATTGGTGCCATCGGTTTGATTAAAGCGGTGAATACGTTTGACCCGGAGAAAAAAATCAAGTTGGCTACATACGCCTCGCGCTGCATTGAGAACGAAATTTTGATGTATTTGCGCCGGAATAACAAAACCCGCAGCGAGGTTTCTTTTGACGAACCGCTGAATATCGATTGGGACGGCAATGAATTGCTTCTGTCCGACGTATTGGGTACTGAGAATGACACCATTTACCGTAACATCGAGGAGCAGGTCGACCGGAAGCTGCTGCAAAAAGCACTCGATAAATTAAGCGACCGGGAACGCATGATTATGGAGCTTCGTTTTGGCCTTCAGGACGGCGAGGAAAAGACGCAAAAAGACGTGGCAGATCTGCTTGGAATCTCACAATCCTACATTTCCCGATTGGAGAAGAGAATTATAAAGAGGCTCCGTAAAGAATTCAACAAGATGGTGTAA
- the ftsZ gene encoding cell division protein FtsZ, whose protein sequence is MLEFDFEMESLAQIKVIGVGGGGSNAVNRMIENGVQGVEFITVNTDAQALHLAKSEHKLQIGDKLTRGLGAGANPDVGKKAAEESRDLIMNTLKGADMVFVTAGMGGGTGTGAAPVIAEIAKECGALTVGVVTRPFTFEGRKRASQAELGIEALKEKVDTLIVIPNDRLLEIVDKKTPMLEAFREADNVLRQAVQGISDLIQVPGLINLDFADVKTIMTERGSALMGIGLATGENRASEAARKAIMSPLLETSIEGARGVIMNITGGTNLSLYEVNEAAEIVTSASDPEVNMIFGAIIEENMKDEIKVTVIATGFEGKPAPIPPGRRPVPQEEQQQQQQQSATDKSNVNLKPFGNQNSNDQLDIPTFLRNRSRNND, encoded by the coding sequence ATGTTGGAATTTGATTTTGAAATGGAGAGCTTAGCTCAAATAAAAGTAATCGGAGTAGGTGGCGGCGGAAGCAACGCCGTTAACCGAATGATTGAGAATGGTGTGCAGGGTGTTGAATTTATTACAGTCAATACGGATGCTCAGGCACTCCACCTTGCCAAATCAGAACATAAACTGCAAATCGGGGATAAGCTGACTCGCGGTCTTGGTGCCGGCGCCAATCCTGACGTAGGCAAGAAGGCTGCGGAAGAATCCCGCGATTTGATCATGAACACCCTGAAGGGTGCCGATATGGTATTCGTTACGGCCGGTATGGGTGGCGGAACCGGAACGGGTGCTGCACCTGTCATTGCTGAAATCGCAAAGGAATGCGGTGCACTGACCGTAGGCGTGGTGACTCGACCGTTTACCTTCGAAGGCCGCAAGCGTGCTTCCCAAGCGGAGCTTGGCATTGAAGCATTGAAAGAGAAAGTGGATACACTCATCGTCATTCCGAATGATCGCTTGCTGGAGATCGTGGATAAGAAGACACCGATGCTGGAAGCGTTCCGAGAAGCTGATAACGTATTGCGCCAGGCCGTTCAGGGCATTTCTGATCTGATCCAAGTGCCGGGTCTGATCAACCTTGACTTTGCCGACGTGAAAACGATCATGACAGAACGTGGCTCGGCCCTGATGGGTATTGGACTGGCTACTGGTGAGAACCGTGCCTCCGAGGCTGCCCGCAAGGCAATCATGAGCCCACTGCTGGAAACCTCTATCGAAGGTGCGCGTGGTGTGATCATGAACATTACGGGAGGAACCAATCTCTCCTTGTATGAAGTAAATGAAGCGGCCGAAATCGTAACTTCAGCTTCCGATCCGGAAGTGAACATGATCTTCGGTGCGATTATTGAGGAAAACATGAAGGATGAAATCAAAGTAACGGTTATCGCTACCGGCTTTGAAGGCAAACCTGCTCCAATCCCTCCTGGACGTCGTCCTGTGCCTCAAGAGGAACAGCAGCAACAACAACAGCAGTCGGCAACGGACAAGAGTAATGTGAATCTGAAGCCATTTGGCAACCAGAACAGCAATGATCAGCTTGATATTCCCACTTTCCTTCGCAATCGTTCCCGCAATAATGATTAA
- the sigG gene encoding RNA polymerase sporulation sigma factor SigG codes for MTRNKVEICGVDTSKLPVLTNVEMRELFHNLQQNNERSAREKLVNGNLRLVLSVIQRFNNRGEFVDDLFQVGCIGLMKAIDNFDLSQNVKFSTYAVPMIIGEIRRYLRDNNPIRVSRSLRDIAYKALQVRDQLTNANSREPTIFEISEALNVPKEDVVFALDAIQDPVSLFEPIYHDGGDPIYVMDQISDDKNKDVSWIEEIALREAMHKLGQREKMILSMRFYEGKTQMEVADEIGISQAQVSRLEKSAIKQMQKHVKT; via the coding sequence ATGACGCGAAACAAAGTTGAAATTTGTGGTGTGGATACGTCAAAACTGCCTGTTCTGACGAATGTGGAAATGAGGGAACTGTTTCATAATCTGCAGCAGAACAATGAACGATCGGCTCGAGAAAAACTGGTGAACGGCAACCTGAGACTGGTGCTCAGTGTCATCCAAAGGTTTAACAATCGGGGAGAGTTTGTTGATGATCTGTTTCAGGTAGGCTGCATCGGATTGATGAAAGCCATTGACAATTTTGATTTATCGCAAAATGTTAAATTTTCCACGTATGCCGTACCGATGATTATCGGAGAAATACGTCGGTACTTAAGGGACAATAACCCGATTCGCGTCTCCCGATCACTGCGTGATATTGCTTACAAGGCGCTTCAGGTCAGGGATCAGCTGACAAATGCGAACTCGCGTGAACCGACGATTTTTGAAATTTCCGAAGCGCTGAACGTGCCCAAGGAAGACGTTGTTTTTGCACTTGATGCTATTCAGGATCCCGTTTCGCTGTTTGAGCCGATTTATCATGATGGTGGCGATCCGATATATGTGATGGATCAAATCAGTGATGATAAGAACAAAGATGTGTCCTGGATTGAGGAAATAGCCCTCCGGGAAGCGATGCACAAGCTCGGACAACGCGAGAAAATGATTTTATCCATGCGCTTTTATGAAGGCAAGACCCAGATGGAAGTTGCGGATGAAATCGGCATCTCCCAAGCTCAAGTGTCCCGCCTGGAGAAGTCAGCGATCAAGCAGATGCAGAAACACGTCAAAACGTAA
- a CDS encoding YlmH/Sll1252 family protein: MRLDIYDHFHKDEREFVDRAWEWVVNAGQYHEAKLTDFLDPRQRFILESLVNRHPDVHAMFDGGHADAERVRALIAPDYRTLEGEDFKMKVLSISSGDQKFLELEHGDYMGSILGLGIKRSKIGDIHVLADGCHAVVADDISAFLHLNLSQVHRVHVMTELLPLDKLQVARTNFETMDITVSSMRLDGIASDAYRISRTKIVVPIKAGRCRVNWKVEEDPSTNLKEGDVVSIQGFGRFKVLETGSLTKKGRYRIKVGKYA, translated from the coding sequence ATGAGACTGGACATCTATGATCATTTTCACAAGGATGAACGGGAATTTGTGGACCGGGCTTGGGAGTGGGTTGTCAATGCCGGACAATACCATGAAGCAAAACTGACGGATTTCCTGGACCCTCGGCAGCGATTCATTCTGGAATCGCTCGTGAATCGTCATCCGGATGTGCATGCCATGTTTGATGGTGGACATGCTGATGCAGAACGCGTGCGGGCGTTGATCGCTCCGGATTACCGAACGCTTGAAGGCGAGGATTTCAAGATGAAGGTGCTCAGCATCTCTTCCGGAGATCAGAAGTTTTTGGAGCTGGAGCATGGCGATTATATGGGTTCGATATTGGGTCTTGGCATTAAAAGATCGAAGATCGGTGACATCCATGTGCTCGCGGACGGCTGCCATGCGGTCGTTGCCGACGACATTAGCGCGTTCCTCCATCTGAATCTCAGCCAGGTCCACCGGGTGCATGTGATGACGGAACTGCTGCCGCTGGACAAGCTTCAGGTTGCCCGCACGAATTTTGAAACGATGGACATTACGGTATCTTCCATGAGACTCGACGGGATCGCCAGTGATGCATACCGCATCAGCCGTACGAAAATCGTGGTGCCGATCAAGGCTGGCCGATGCCGCGTGAACTGGAAAGTGGAAGAGGATCCCTCAACGAATTTAAAAGAAGGCGATGTCGTTTCCATCCAAGGATTTGGGCGGTTTAAAGTTTTGGAGACAGGAAGCCTGACGAAAAAAGGGCGGTACCGTATCAAGGTTGGGAAATATGCCTGA
- the ftsA gene encoding cell division protein FtsA, with the protein MSNNDIIVSLDIGTSKVRAIIGEVNNGTFNIIGVGSADSEGIRKGAIVDIDQTVQSIRSAVDHAERMVGIQISEVYVGISGNHIGLQSSHGVVAVSNEDREIGEEDIDRVLKAAEVVALPPDREIIDVVAKQFVVDGLEGISDPRGMIGVRLEVEATIITGAKTAIHNLLRCVEKSGLKVKDLVLIPLGAGQLSLSKDEKTMGSVLVDVGAGSTTLAVFEGGSIAATSTLPVGGDFVTNDIAYGLRTLTDQAEKVKLKYGCALIESAAHEVTFKVTRIGSNVDKEFTQEDLAAIIEPRVQEIFQLVRQEIKRLGYSELPGGYILTGGTMSMPGVLQVAQNELATSVRIAVPDFIGVRDPGYCSGVGILHNAIRNVRVRNTGGSNNSSGNSKKPVNRAKQQNPVAATQETSQKPGFIERLKKMFSEFI; encoded by the coding sequence TTGAGCAACAATGACATCATTGTTAGTTTGGACATCGGTACATCCAAAGTTCGTGCTATTATTGGGGAAGTTAATAATGGAACCTTTAATATTATTGGAGTTGGATCTGCCGACTCGGAGGGAATTCGCAAAGGTGCAATTGTAGATATCGACCAGACCGTACAATCCATTCGCAGCGCTGTTGATCATGCGGAGCGTATGGTCGGTATTCAAATATCCGAAGTATATGTCGGCATTTCTGGAAATCATATCGGACTTCAATCCAGCCATGGAGTTGTGGCAGTATCGAACGAGGATCGCGAAATTGGTGAAGAGGACATCGACCGCGTGCTGAAAGCAGCGGAAGTCGTGGCGCTTCCTCCGGATCGTGAAATTATCGATGTGGTTGCTAAACAGTTTGTAGTTGACGGTTTGGAAGGAATCTCTGATCCGCGAGGAATGATCGGCGTAAGACTGGAAGTTGAAGCGACGATTATTACTGGCGCCAAAACGGCAATACATAACCTGTTACGTTGTGTGGAGAAATCAGGCCTGAAAGTAAAGGATCTGGTGCTGATTCCGCTTGGTGCCGGACAGCTATCCTTGTCCAAGGACGAGAAAACGATGGGTTCGGTGCTGGTTGACGTCGGGGCGGGCTCAACCACGTTGGCTGTGTTCGAGGGAGGCAGTATTGCCGCAACTTCGACGCTCCCGGTTGGTGGAGATTTCGTTACGAATGATATCGCTTATGGCCTGCGAACGCTAACGGATCAAGCAGAGAAGGTTAAGCTGAAGTACGGATGCGCGCTGATCGAGAGTGCCGCACACGAAGTAACGTTTAAAGTAACGAGAATTGGAAGCAATGTGGACAAGGAGTTCACCCAAGAAGATCTGGCAGCTATCATAGAACCTCGCGTTCAGGAAATTTTCCAATTGGTGCGCCAAGAAATTAAGCGCTTGGGTTACAGTGAGCTTCCTGGTGGTTATATACTTACTGGGGGCACTATGTCCATGCCTGGTGTGCTGCAGGTGGCACAAAATGAGCTGGCGACTTCCGTACGGATTGCGGTTCCCGATTTCATCGGTGTTCGTGATCCGGGATACTGCAGCGGAGTCGGCATCCTCCATAATGCAATCCGGAATGTACGTGTACGCAATACAGGAGGAAGCAACAACAGCAGCGGAAATAGCAAGAAACCGGTGAACCGCGCTAAGCAGCAAAATCCTGTCGCAGCAACTCAGGAGACCAGCCAGAAGCCGGGATTTATTGAACGCTTGAAAAAGATGTTCAGCGAGTTTATATAG
- a CDS encoding YggS family pyridoxal phosphate-dependent enzyme gives MSLKERIDQVEQRITEACARSGRDRNDVNIIAVTKYVSLDMTASVLDQGLQHIGENRWQDAQAKWEALGDRGTWHFIGHLQTNKVRDVIDKFQYIHSLDRLSLAHELEKRAAALNLQVSAFMQVNISGEESKYGLPPEQAAEFLKEINSLSHVKVTGLMTMAPYESSAEQTRPVFRGLRQLRDELNKQALTAEPLTELSMGMSNDFEVAIEEGATWVRLGSILVGKEED, from the coding sequence TTGAGTTTGAAGGAACGTATCGATCAAGTGGAACAGCGAATAACGGAGGCTTGCGCAAGAAGTGGCAGGGACCGAAATGATGTAAATATCATTGCGGTCACTAAATATGTCTCCTTGGATATGACAGCTTCGGTACTGGATCAGGGTCTGCAGCATATTGGCGAGAATCGCTGGCAGGATGCCCAGGCGAAGTGGGAAGCTCTTGGAGATCGCGGCACATGGCATTTCATCGGCCATCTTCAGACTAATAAGGTCCGGGATGTCATTGATAAATTTCAATATATTCATTCGCTCGACCGCTTGTCCTTGGCCCATGAGCTGGAGAAGAGGGCTGCTGCGCTGAATCTGCAGGTATCCGCCTTTATGCAGGTCAATATCTCGGGTGAGGAATCCAAGTATGGCTTGCCTCCTGAGCAAGCAGCCGAGTTTTTGAAGGAAATCAACAGTCTTTCACACGTAAAGGTGACCGGACTCATGACCATGGCTCCATACGAATCGTCGGCGGAGCAGACGCGTCCTGTATTTCGTGGTTTAAGACAACTAAGAGATGAGCTGAACAAGCAGGCGCTTACGGCGGAGCCATTGACTGAATTGTCCATGGGCATGTCCAATGACTTTGAAGTAGCCATAGAGGAAGGGGCGACCTGGGTGCGTCTCGGCTCGATTTTAGTAGGGAAAGAGGAGGATTGA
- a CDS encoding cell division protein SepF, producing the protein MGVMNRFMNFLGLQEEEEVVEREVLASQDEPVEATPFDHRKNQKSGNIVSIHSQKNVKVVLVEPRSYDEAQEIADHLRSFRTVVVNLQRVRNDQALRIIDFLSGTVYALSGGISKVGGNIFLCTPDTVEIQGSISEILADEHEYNRMR; encoded by the coding sequence ATGGGCGTGATGAACCGGTTTATGAATTTCTTGGGACTGCAAGAGGAAGAAGAAGTTGTGGAACGCGAGGTTCTGGCCTCGCAGGATGAGCCGGTGGAGGCAACGCCGTTTGATCATCGGAAGAACCAAAAGAGCGGCAATATTGTCAGCATTCATTCACAGAAGAACGTTAAGGTGGTATTAGTGGAGCCTCGTTCATATGATGAAGCACAGGAGATTGCAGATCATCTGCGCTCCTTCCGAACCGTTGTGGTCAACCTGCAGCGTGTAAGGAATGATCAAGCGCTGCGCATTATCGATTTTCTAAGCGGAACCGTGTATGCGCTTAGCGGCGGAATTTCAAAGGTGGGCGGGAACATCTTCCTATGCACGCCGGACACCGTGGAGATCCAAGGTTCAATCTCGGAGATTCTAGCGGACGAGCATGAATATAACAGAATGAGGTGA
- the pgeF gene encoding peptidoglycan editing factor PgeF, with amino-acid sequence MEPFVRQNQQTPSLFVLEKWSGGLGSAALTAGFTGRHGGVSQAPYDSLNLAFHVGDEPGDIVENRKRTATALGFSLEDWTCGEQVHDVQIGVVHDKDRGRGSLDRASAFQDTDGLVTNVPGVLLTSFYADCVPLYFWDSVTGAVGLAHAGWKGTVGSIAEKMVDRMAVEYGSLPQHIHAAIGPSIGECCYEVDDRVMDRVRDIGIGEFISEEVTNSAVYIDKGHGKYMLNLKEINRHIMIKAGILAEHIECTSWCTSCNHDLFFSYRKDGGTTGRMASWIGMRKR; translated from the coding sequence ATGGAACCGTTTGTTAGGCAGAATCAGCAGACACCGAGTCTGTTTGTGCTCGAAAAATGGAGTGGGGGATTGGGAAGCGCCGCACTCACGGCCGGTTTTACAGGCCGGCATGGCGGCGTTAGCCAGGCCCCCTATGATAGTTTGAATTTAGCCTTTCATGTCGGAGACGAGCCGGGTGACATTGTAGAGAACCGGAAACGGACCGCTACCGCGCTTGGCTTTTCTCTGGAAGACTGGACTTGCGGTGAACAGGTCCATGATGTTCAGATTGGCGTGGTTCATGATAAGGACAGAGGCAGAGGGAGCTTGGACCGGGCATCGGCTTTTCAAGATACGGACGGACTTGTAACCAATGTTCCCGGCGTTTTATTGACGTCCTTTTACGCGGACTGCGTGCCGCTTTATTTTTGGGATTCGGTTACGGGTGCTGTTGGTTTGGCACACGCCGGGTGGAAGGGGACCGTGGGAAGCATCGCTGAGAAAATGGTCGACAGGATGGCTGTGGAATACGGAAGTTTGCCTCAGCACATTCACGCAGCGATTGGTCCATCCATAGGCGAGTGCTGTTACGAGGTAGATGATCGGGTCATGGATCGTGTCCGTGATATTGGAATCGGGGAGTTTATATCCGAGGAAGTTACAAATTCAGCTGTTTATATCGACAAGGGACACGGGAAATACATGCTGAACTTGAAAGAAATAAACAGACACATTATGATTAAAGCAGGAATATTGGCGGAACATATCGAATGTACATCATGGTGTACAAGCTGCAATCACGATCTGTTCTTCTCCTATCGTAAAGATGGAGGGACTACGGGTCGTATGGCGAGTTGGATCGGGATGAGAAAGAGGTGA